Part of the Paenibacillus sp. FSL R7-0273 genome is shown below.
TAAGGTTTCACTTTTCTTACATGCTTGTAAGCTAAACATTCGCAGCAAAAATAAGCCGGACCGCCGTTCCCTTCCCGGCCTCAGATTCCAGCTCAATGGCATGCCCGAGCCGGTCGGCAGATTCCTTGGTCAGATAGAGCCCCATCCCTGTAGATTCACGCAGCCCCCGCCCGTTCTCCCCGGTGAAAAAGGGATCAAATACCCGCTTCAGGTCGGACGCCTGAATGCCGATCCCCTCGTCCCTGACCTCAATAACAGCCTCATTATTCCGCATATAACAGGAAACCTTGATTTTTTTATCACCGGACGCTTTGGCCGCTGTGTATTTGATCGCATTGTTGATGAGCTGCGACAGCATGAAGAACAGCCATTTCTCATCCGTCTGGACGGAAATGTCCGGATCAGCAGCTTCCACCGCCGGATAGATCCGGTTTCGGATAAACTGGCGTTTGTGCTCGTGCAGAACCTCATGGATCAGCTGCGGAAGAACCACCTGTCTGATATTAAAATCCTTCTCGAACGCCCGCAGCCTGGCCATGTACAGCACCGTATGCAGGCCGCTGCGCATCCGCTCCAGCTCCTCCCGGATGCTGGCAAACTCAGGCTCGTCCATATTCTGAACCGTAAGCTCGATAACCGAAAGCGGGGTTTTCATCTGGTGTACCCACTGGTCGATGAAGCTTAAGTGCTGCTCCTGCTGCTTTTTCATTGTGGTAAGCTGCTGCATGGTATGGCGGTAGTGGGAATGCAGCAGCTCCTCCAGGGCTTTGGATACGGGGGCTTCCTCTATTTTCTGATAGGCTTCATCCAGTGAATCCAGCGGCCGGCTGAGACGCAGATAAAAACGGCGGCGGGTCACGTACTGGTGGACCAGATAACAGGCGAGGAAGAAAAAGCCTATAAAAACAGCATACAAGGCAACCGGCAGCTGGCGGTAGCCGTCCAGCCAGTAAATGGAGATGATCGCCCCGAACTGGATCAGCTGAACGGCAATCAGCAGCAGATGCTCGCGTATAAACAGCTTCATAGCTCCTTCTCCCCCCAGGTAACATTCAGCCGGTAGCCCGTTCCTCTGACCGTTATCACGGCCTCCTCGATCCCAAGCTCCTGCAGCTTCTTACGGACACGGGTGATGTTGACATTCAGTGTATTCTCATCGACAAAGGCCTGCGGCTGGTCCCACAGCTTCTCCAGCAGCGCTTCCCGGCTGGCTACCCGCGGATAACGCTCCATCAGGCTCTCCAGAATATCCGTTTCCTTTTGCGTAAGACTGACCATGTCTTTCCCGAGCTGCAGCTCAAGCCTCTCGGGATACAGGATAAGCCCCTCCTGCTCAAGCACGGCTTCCTGGCGAACTCCGGCATATTCCCCGAACGCCCGCCGCAGGTGGCTGCGGATTTTGGCCAGCACAACCCCGGAATGAAACGGCTTGGTGATATAATCATCCCCGCCGTTCTCCAGCGCCATGATCTGGTCCATCTCTCCCTCCCGAGCTGAAATAAACAGAATCGGGCAGGTGGAGACGCGGCGGATCTGCCGGCACCAGTAATAGCCGTCGTAGCTCGGCAGGTTCACATCAAGCAGCACCAGCTCCGGCTGCGCTTGCCGGAATTCCTCCAGCACCTGCTGAAAATCCTGTACCAGCACCGCCTCATACCCGTACTTCCGGATGGCAGACTGCAGCAGCTCCGCAATCTTGATGTCATCCTCCACAACCATAATTTTGAACATGAGCACAGCTCTCCTTAACCGTTTCAATCGGCAGAAACATTAATAGATTGGATACCCCCATACGAACATTGCCAGATACAGCAGGCTCCCTGCTACACATAATACCGTTATTGCAACGTCCTTAGCCTTACTCTTCGTAAGCAGCACAACCGCAAAGGCCAGCGGAAAGGCAGCGGCCAGATAACGCGGTGCAGACAGCAGCCAGGTCGGCCCGGTCACAAATACAAAATATACAATCATATAGGCGGTATAGGAGGGGTGGAGCTTCTTGGCGCTTCTGAGCATCACATAGAGTGTCGTGAAAATAGCGAGCAGATTCGGCAGCCAGAGCCCGAATAAGCTGCGGCTGTCCCCTTCCTTAAACTTGCCTACCGCATACTCCATCTGGTACCTCACTGTATCAAAAAACAGATACTGCCGCTGGAACCAGTGCTCCCGCTGGTAAATACTGAACTGCAGCGCGTTCCCGTGCACAGCGTAATTGATGTACAGATAGGCCAGCAGGCCAAGCGGCACGATTGCCAGACAGCCGGCGGCAGCTGCCAGCTTGCGCTTGAACACTTTTTTATGGGCGGATTTGTACGTTTCAGCAAGGTCGCGCCACAGCTCTACAGCAATCGGGACCGCCAGCAGCACACCGGGTGAGCGCGTAAATCCGGCCAGGGCGGCGCACAGGCAGGCGAACAGCCATTTCTTTTGGCGGACCAGGTAGATGGATAGCAGCGATAACAGCAGGAATAAGGATTCGGTCATCGGCAGCAGGAAGAAGAAGGCGGCAGGGAAAATAAACATATATTTTACTACCCGGAGCGCATCCTTCCTGTCCATGTCGAGCGCCGCAAGCTCATAAGCAACCAGTGCAAACGCAACAGTACAGAGATTAGCTACGGTATAGCCTGCAGCGAGATAATTATTGGTGAAGAAGTGAACCACCTTAATCAGGACCGGAAAAAAGGGCAGGAACACGATATGGAAGCGGGGATCCCCCTCCGTCACGTACCAGTTCTCGGCAATGCCCAGATAAGACGGCGCATCGATTCCCGTAACATGCCAGGCCTGATTTAAATAATCATCCAGACTTCCGGTATATCCGTTTTTTATTATTAAAAAAGCATAAGCGGCGATCAGCAGCAGCACCCGGCTAAGCAGCACCCAGACAAGAATTTTTGTCCAGGCCTGTCTGCGCAGATCCGCTGCAGCCTCCAGTCTGGCAGACTGCTGAACCCGGCCGGCTGCGATATAACCGGTGAATGCGGGAATGGCGCGCAGGCCGGCCGCTGTGAACAAGCCATAACAGGCGACGGCGGCCGCTGTGCCCATAAACGTCCAGCTACTGGCATGCGTTGCCCAGTATACTCCCGCTGCTAACATGATGGCCGTAAAAATTACAGAAATGCTTCGGTTAACCTTCTCCATCTGCTCCCCCTTGTGATTCATAACATTATGCAGGTCTGCTGTATCAGCATAAGTAATTTTTACCATAAGACAAAGGGATTGTCTTCACAATCTTTAACCCGGCAATGCTCAAACCGCAATATACCTAAACAATTACACAACAAACCGATACCACACCAGATTTATAATGAGGTTAAGAACAATGCAGCGATATTAGGAGGTTATTCTAGCATGAACCGGAAATCCGTAATTGAACAGACGCTGGCCACCACCCGCCTTAACATTGAACGATTCGGTAACCGCTTTCCGATAGTCAGTATGGGTGACGGCAAATACTTTTTGACTGACCAGACCAACTGGACGGAGGGCTTCTGGTCCGGTATTTTGTGGCTGAGCTATGAATACAGCAAGGAACCCGCGCTTTATTATGCAGCGATCCAGACGGTGGATTCCTTCCGTGAGCGCATGGAAGCAGGGCAGGAGCTGGACCATCATGATATTGGCTTCCTCTACTCCCTGTCCGCCAAGGCGCGGTGGATCGTGGATAACGATGAAGCCTCCCGCCTGCTGGCGCTGCAGGCCGCCGATGTGCTGATGAAGCGCTGGCGTTCAGCACCGCAGGTATTCCAGGCCTGGGGGCCGGAAGGCGACGCTGACAACGGCGGGCGGATTATTATCGACTGCCTGATGAATCTCCCGCTGCTCTACTGGGCAGCTGAACAGACCGGAGACCGCAGGTATGCTGAGTGTGCAACCCTTCAAGCCGACCAAAGCCGCCGGTTCCTGGTGCGGGGGGATGACTCCTCGTACCATACCTTTTATTTTGACCAGGAGAACGGAAATGCCATCCGCGGCGGAACGGCGCAGGGCTTCCAGGACGGCTCGACCTGGACGCGGGGCCAGGCCTGGGGCGTTTACGGCTTCGCCCTGGCTTACCGCTATACGCGGGAGGAGCGTTTCCTCGAAACCTCACGGAGGCTGGCCCGCTACTTTCTTGAGCATCTCCCTGAGGACCATGTCGCCTATTGGGATTTCGATGCTCCGCAGGAGGAAGGCACAGCACGTGACAGCTCGGCCTCAGCCATCTTTGTGTGCGGTGTGCTTGAGCTGCTGGAGCATCTGCCGGAGGGTGACCCGGACCACGCCTTGCTGAGCGAAGCGGTGAACCAATCGATGGACTCGCTGATCAGCAGCTACTTCACTGCCGGGAACCCGGACGAGGAAGGCTTCCTGCGCCACGGCTCCTACTCCGTCAGAGGCAACTCCTCCCCCGACGACTTTATGATCTGGGGCGACTACTTCTTCCTGGAGGCGCTGCTGCGCCTGGAGCAGGGCATTCCAGGGTATTGGTACGGCCGGCAGGATTAGGGGGCGTGGTAGGTGGGAGTGAGGCGCGGGGAGCTGGCTGGGGACTGGTGATTGGTGATTGGAATTGTGGAGAGTTGGGTGGGTGTGTCTGGTGAGAGTGTGGGGCGGAGTGATGAGCGGGTGAATATTCTGGATGAGTGTGTGGGGCAGTAGGCGACAAAGTCAGGGTTTAGCTGAAAGGTAGGCTGGATAGTTAGTTAAGAGTAACCAGTCTTTTTGCCTCTCATTTCACACTTTTCCCCACATCCGCCGGAATCAGAGGCATTTTTGCCTCTATTGCGACGGGCGACGGGCGGAGTGCTTAGCGCGTGACTTTGGCGAGTGCGTCGGGCGGAGTGCTGAGCACGTGAGTTTGGTGAGTGCGTCGGGCGGAGTGCTGAGCGCGTGAGTTCGGTGAATGTGTCGGGTGGAGTGCTGAGCTGGTTAGTATTCTGGATGAGTGTGTGGGGCAGTAGGCGACAAAGTCAGAGTTTAGCTGAAAGGTAGGCTGGATAGTTAGTTAAGAGTAACCAGTCTTTTTGCCTCTCATTTCGCCCAATCTCTCTCATCCGCCGGAATCAGAGGCACTTTTGCCTCTCATTTCGCCCAATTCCCCTCATCCGCCGGAATCAGAGGCATTTTTGCCTTTCATTTTGCCCATTTCCCCTCATCCGCCGGAATCAGAGGCATTTTTCCCTCTATTGCGACGGTCAACTTTTACCTGGTTACTTGGGGCTGCATAGTTACTTGAGCGCGGAGATGAAACGGTATCTTTTTGCCGGACGGCTACTTATACTAAAAGTAATACTGGTTGATGAGGGAGCGCTGCATGAACAGGAACGATTACCTGCCCCAGGGGCTGGAGCCCGGGTTGTTTATGTACAAGTATAAGGTTGAAGATGCGGAAGCCCATTGGTTTCACGCGCACAGGGGCATTGAAATGCTGTACATTTATAGCGGACATGGCGAAATTATGGCAGAGAATCAGACGTATGCGATCCGGGATCACACCCTTGTCTGGTTTCAGCCATATCAGCTGCACCGTGTGCTTGTTCCTGCGGCCGAGGGCCATTCGTATATCCGGACCAATCTGACCTTTGATCCCGGCTTTTTGGAGCGTTACCTTGCGGCTTTTCCTTTACTGGAGAAGTTTTTCCGCAGCCTGTGGAGGGGAAGCCTGCAGCGTCCGGTTGTATATGACATGCACAATACGCCGGTTGCCGCTGTGCTGGAGGAATTGCATTACGCCGATAATAGCCCCGCTGCAGACCGAGAAGAAAATATGGGGCTCCTGATGCTCCAGTTAATCCGTCTGCTGCAAAAAAACATGTCCGGCGTGTTGCCCGAGAATTCCGATAACCAGTCACGCGGAGGTTCGCATGTTGAACGGATTACCGGCTGGCTGGATGAACACTATAAAGAGCCTTTTAGCCTGGAGACGCTGGCCGCCGCGATGCACCTGTCACCGTACCATATTTCACATTTGTTTAAGGATTATGCCGGGTTCACCCTGTCTGAATATGTGATACAGCGGCGTGTACGGGAAGCCAGTATTCTGCTCGCCAACACCACCAGGTCTGTTCAGGAGATTGCGGCAGAGGTGGGCGGCTATTCTCCGTCGTATTTTAGCCAAATGTTCAAAAAGCAAAAAGGAATCTCGCCGGAGAAATACAGAAAGAGCATCCGCTAAACGAAGCTCATTACAAATGGGACAACGATACCTCAACCGCATTATCGACAAAAGACCGGTCGGGCCGGGACTTCAGCAATACCGTGATACCGATTAAGGATACAACGAGACTTTGAGCCAGAGCTTTGGCGTTTGTCTCTTGATTTAGCTCGCCTGACCGGATGCCGCGCTCGAGCGTTTCTTGAAACAGGACGGCAAGGTACATCTGATGCTCCCGCGTAATAATTTCAAATTTCTCATCATGAGGCGACAGCTCGACCATTGTATTGATGCAAAAGCACCCCAGGCTCCCCTCCCCCGCGTACTCCTCGTCAACTAAATTTTTGAAATAATTACGAAAGGCTTCCCGGACAGAATGGTTACTTTCAAGCTTCTTCCGTATCCTTGCGGCGTGCCATTGGGTGTACTTGCGCAGAGTGGTTTCAAACAGCTGTTTTTTATCGCCAAAAGCTAAATAAAGACTGGGCCGCTGAATCGCCATGGCCGAGGTTAAATCGTTAATAGAAGTAGCCTCATAGCCCTTCTCCCAAAAAACACGCATCGCCGCTTGAAGCACCTTTTCCTCGTCAAACTCCCTGAGCCGGACCATTGTTCACCCTCCATATCATACTACTTGGTATATTAAAAATTCTATAATTACGCCGTCGGATTGTCAAACTCCTCTTAAAATTCGCCTTGACTATGTTTATTAAAGGAGTTATTTTTATTCCATGCTTTTTGTACCGATCAGTATATTATACTGTAAAGTACATTTACCATGAGAGGAGTGTGAAACCATTTGGGCAAGCTGCAAATTAGCGAAAAGGCGAGGATAAAAAAGGGAACGGGGAAACCCGGCACAACTGCCGGACGGCCTGCATCAATGCAGCGTAGTGTAACTTTATTATTCGCCATAGCCTGCGGGCTGTCTGTTGCAAATGTGTATTACGCCCAGCCGCTGCTGGATGTCATCGCGGAGGAGTTCGCTATAGCCCCTTCATCCGTTGGTATTGTTATCACGGTTACCCAAATTTGTTATGCGGTTGGCCTTTTTTTGCTGGTGCCCCTTGGCGATATTCTTAACAAGCGGCTGCTGATTCCCGGTCAGATGCTTTTATCCGTGCTGGCCTTATCTGCGATCTCCTTCGCGCCGGATGTCAGCGTGTTTTTTTCGGGGCTGGCCATTGTGGGGCTATTGGCCGTTGTTACACAAACATTAGTTGCTTATGCTGCAACGTTAGCCGCCCCCTCCGAAAGAGGGCGTACGGTTGGAATGGTAACCGGCGGGGTTGTCATTGGTATTTTGCTGGCGAGAACCGCTGCAGGAGTACTGACGGACGTAGCAGGCTGGCGCTCGGTCTATCTTCTGTCCGCAGTCTGTATTCTTGCAATTGCAATAATGCTGCTGCGGATCATGCCTCAGGAGGAGCGAAAAACCACCCTTAACTATTTCCAGCTGCTGCGTTCCGTACTGGGCATGTATAAAGAAGAGCGTATTTTGCGTATCCGCTCCTTGCTTTGCATGTTCATTTTTGCCGCTTTCAGCATCTTGTGGACTTCACTTGTGTTACCGCTCAGCCAGCCTCCGCTGTCACTGTCTCACTCTGCCATCGGAGCCTTCGGCTTAGCCGGAGTTGCCGGGGCGTTAGGGGCAACCCGTGCCGGACGGCTGGCCGACCGCGGATATGGACAAATCACAACCGGAATTGCGCTCGTGCTGCTCCTCTTTTCCTGGCTGCCTATCAGCTATACGGAGCGCTCCCTGGCAGCGCTTGTTATCGGAATCTTAGTTCTGGACATGGCTGTTCAGGCGGTACATGTTACGAATCAGAGTATGATTTTTAATGTGCGTCCCGAGGCCCGCAGCCGTCTCACCGCCGCTTATATGATCTTTTATTCAATCGGCAGCTCAGCCGGCTCTATTGCCGCAACAGGCATGTACGCCTATGCCGGGTGGAACGGAGTATGCTGGCTCGGAGCCGGTGTAAGTGCACTTGCTCTATTATTCTGGGCCATAACCAGACGTAAATAATTAAGCAGGCAGCAACCACAAAGAACCGCCCTTAGGCAAATGGAAGGCTAAACAGCCATTTTGCTTAAGGGCGGTATGCTCAAACACTAAATACAGTCCGTTGAATAAGATAAGCCTGTTGTTCTACAGAACGACCTCAACCTTGACGGATGAGCGTCCGGGATATGCAGGAAGTATGTTGCCTTCCAGCAGTACGCCGTCGGCGGTGATGCTTTTGACACCTTTGCAGACCTTATTGGCATTGGTAACCGAGATATCGTAGACGCAGCCCCGGAAACGCCGCTTGACCGTGAACCCTTCCCAGTCAGCCGGAATGCACGGGTCGATGGACAGCCCATTCAATACCGGCTTTACCCCGAGAATATACTGGGTAACAGCCACGTACATCCAGGCAGCGGTACCGGTCAGCCAGGAGACGTTAGCCAATCCGAACTTGTCGGACTCCGGCCCGAACAGGTTGGAGGCATAGACATAAGGCTCGGCTTTGTAGCGCCACAAGCCCGCTTTGTCCATGGCAACATTCGGCAGCAGCTGGCGGTAATATTTATAAGCCAGATCCCCGCGGCCCAGCAGGCATTCCGCGATAATCGCCCAGGTGTTGGCGTGGCAGAAGACAGCTCCGTTCTCTCCAGTCCCCTTGTTGTAATTGGTCAGAGGGTCGGCAGGATCGGGGAAGGTGGTGATGGACGGGTGGATTTTTTTGATGCCGAGCTCGGTGTCCAGCATTTCCCGCACACTGTCCATCGCCTGCAGCCCCTTATCGACGTCTGCCATACCGGAGATGGTGGCCCAGGTCTGGGCGTTAAGCCAGATTTTGGCCTCGTCGTGTTCATCGCTGCCGAGGAACCGGCCGTCATCCATGATCGCCCGGCGGAACCAGCGGCCGTCCCAGCCGATGCTGTTGACCAGCTCACGCTGAAGCTCATACATTGCCCCGTACCGGACGGTATCCTCCGGATGCCCGGCAGCCGCGGCAAGGTCAATCATCCGCAGCAGTACGGTTCCGAGCTGCATCGAGGTCCAGATGCTTTCCCCTTTTCCCTCGCGGCAGACCCGGAACAGCTGGTCATTCCAGTCCGAGCGCAGCATCAGCGGAAAACCACGGGAGCCAAGCTGGGAGGCCGTAAAATCTATAGCCGCCCGTAGATGCTCATATACTGTACCCTCACCGC
Proteins encoded:
- a CDS encoding sensor histidine kinase, whose product is MKLFIREHLLLIAVQLIQFGAIISIYWLDGYRQLPVALYAVFIGFFFLACYLVHQYVTRRRFYLRLSRPLDSLDEAYQKIEEAPVSKALEELLHSHYRHTMQQLTTMKKQQEQHLSFIDQWVHQMKTPLSVIELTVQNMDEPEFASIREELERMRSGLHTVLYMARLRAFEKDFNIRQVVLPQLIHEVLHEHKRQFIRNRIYPAVEAADPDISVQTDEKWLFFMLSQLINNAIKYTAAKASGDKKIKVSCYMRNNEAVIEVRDEGIGIQASDLKRVFDPFFTGENGRGLRESTGMGLYLTKESADRLGHAIELESEAGKGTAVRLIFAANV
- a CDS encoding response regulator transcription factor, which codes for MFKIMVVEDDIKIAELLQSAIRKYGYEAVLVQDFQQVLEEFRQAQPELVLLDVNLPSYDGYYWCRQIRRVSTCPILFISAREGEMDQIMALENGGDDYITKPFHSGVVLAKIRSHLRRAFGEYAGVRQEAVLEQEGLILYPERLELQLGKDMVSLTQKETDILESLMERYPRVASREALLEKLWDQPQAFVDENTLNVNITRVRKKLQELGIEEAVITVRGTGYRLNVTWGEKEL
- a CDS encoding glycoside hydrolase family 88 protein — translated: MNRKSVIEQTLATTRLNIERFGNRFPIVSMGDGKYFLTDQTNWTEGFWSGILWLSYEYSKEPALYYAAIQTVDSFRERMEAGQELDHHDIGFLYSLSAKARWIVDNDEASRLLALQAADVLMKRWRSAPQVFQAWGPEGDADNGGRIIIDCLMNLPLLYWAAEQTGDRRYAECATLQADQSRRFLVRGDDSSYHTFYFDQENGNAIRGGTAQGFQDGSTWTRGQAWGVYGFALAYRYTREERFLETSRRLARYFLEHLPEDHVAYWDFDAPQEEGTARDSSASAIFVCGVLELLEHLPEGDPDHALLSEAVNQSMDSLISSYFTAGNPDEEGFLRHGSYSVRGNSSPDDFMIWGDYFFLEALLRLEQGIPGYWYGRQD
- a CDS encoding helix-turn-helix transcriptional regulator, with the protein product MNRNDYLPQGLEPGLFMYKYKVEDAEAHWFHAHRGIEMLYIYSGHGEIMAENQTYAIRDHTLVWFQPYQLHRVLVPAAEGHSYIRTNLTFDPGFLERYLAAFPLLEKFFRSLWRGSLQRPVVYDMHNTPVAAVLEELHYADNSPAADREENMGLLMLQLIRLLQKNMSGVLPENSDNQSRGGSHVERITGWLDEHYKEPFSLETLAAAMHLSPYHISHLFKDYAGFTLSEYVIQRRVREASILLANTTRSVQEIAAEVGGYSPSYFSQMFKKQKGISPEKYRKSIR
- a CDS encoding TetR/AcrR family transcriptional regulator, with product MVRLREFDEEKVLQAAMRVFWEKGYEATSINDLTSAMAIQRPSLYLAFGDKKQLFETTLRKYTQWHAARIRKKLESNHSVREAFRNYFKNLVDEEYAGEGSLGCFCINTMVELSPHDEKFEIITREHQMYLAVLFQETLERGIRSGELNQETNAKALAQSLVVSLIGITVLLKSRPDRSFVDNAVEVSLSHL
- a CDS encoding MFS transporter produces the protein MQRSVTLLFAIACGLSVANVYYAQPLLDVIAEEFAIAPSSVGIVITVTQICYAVGLFLLVPLGDILNKRLLIPGQMLLSVLALSAISFAPDVSVFFSGLAIVGLLAVVTQTLVAYAATLAAPSERGRTVGMVTGGVVIGILLARTAAGVLTDVAGWRSVYLLSAVCILAIAIMLLRIMPQEERKTTLNYFQLLRSVLGMYKEERILRIRSLLCMFIFAAFSILWTSLVLPLSQPPLSLSHSAIGAFGLAGVAGALGATRAGRLADRGYGQITTGIALVLLLFSWLPISYTERSLAALVIGILVLDMAVQAVHVTNQSMIFNVRPEARSRLTAAYMIFYSIGSSAGSIAATGMYAYAGWNGVCWLGAGVSALALLFWAITRRK